In Chiloscyllium plagiosum isolate BGI_BamShark_2017 chromosome 30, ASM401019v2, whole genome shotgun sequence, a genomic segment contains:
- the LOC122564682 gene encoding zinc finger protein 239-like isoform X3 yields the protein MSKRQHSHTGERPWKCEDCGKGFLYPSRLETHQLSHTGEKPFTCSDCGMGFTQSCHLLTHQRVHTGERPFTCSQCGKGFSQSSGLQIHQRVHTGERPFTCFDCGQGFTQLSSLQLHQRVHTGEKPFTCSECGKGFARSSHLLIHQRVHTGERPFTCPECGKGFVQSSKLQLHQRVHTGEKPFTCPECGKGFVCSSKLLEHQGVHTGEKPFTCSVCGKGFTQSSKLQSHQRVHTGEKPFTCSTCGKRFSQSCNLQRHQRLHTGEKH from the coding sequence ATGTCCAAACGCCAgcacagtcacactggggagagaccatggAAGTGTGAggattgtgggaagggatttcTTTACCCATCCCGTCTGGAAACTCACCAACTCAGTCACACTGGAGaaaagccattcacctgctcggATTGTGGGatgggattcactcagtcatgcCACCTGCTGACGCACCAGCGAGTTCATaccggggagagaccattcacctgctctcagtgtgggaaaggattcagtcAGTCCTCCGGCCTGCAGATACACCAgcgagtccacactggggagcGACCATTCACTTGCTTCGATTGTGGGCAGGGGTTCACTCAGTTATCCAGCCTGCAGttacaccagcgagttcacactggggagaaaccattcacctgtTCTGAATGTGGGAAAGGATTTGCTCGGTCATCCCACCTGCTGatacaccagcgggttcacactggagagagaccgTTCACCTGTCCTGAATGTGGGAAAGGATTTGTGCAGTCATCCAAACTACAGctacaccagcgagttcacactggggagaaaccgttCACCTGTCCTGAATGTGGAAAGGGGTTCGTTTGCTCCTCTAAACTGCTGGAACACCAGggggttcacactggggagaaaccattcacttgctcagtgtgtgggaaaggattcactcagtcatccaagCTGCAGAgtcaccagcgagttcacactggggagaaaccattcacttgcTCCACTTGTGGGAAGAGGTTTAGCCAATCATGCAACCTGCAGAGACACCAGCGCCTTCACACTGGTGAGAAACATTGA
- the LOC122564682 gene encoding zinc finger protein 239-like isoform X2, producing the protein MCTRPGILSIEGKSTIHTGEKHISSVCGKVCEDSSEMSKRQHSHTGERPWKCEDCGKGFLYPSRLETHQLSHTGEKPFTCSDCGMGFTQSCHLLTHQRVHTGERPFTCSQCGKGFSQSSGLQIHQRVHTGERPFTCFDCGQGFTQLSSLQLHQRVHTGEKPFTCSECGKGFARSSHLLIHQRVHTGERPFTCPECGKGFVQSSKLQLHQRVHTGEKPFTCPECGKGFVCSSKLLEHQGVHTGEKPFTCSVCGKGFTQSSKLQSHQRVHTGEKPFTCSTCGKRFSQSCNLQRHQRLHTGEKH; encoded by the exons Atgtgcacaagacccgg GATTTTGAGCATTGAAGGAAAAAGCAccattcacaccggggagaaacACATATCGTCTGTGTGTGGAAAAGTCTGTGAAGATTCATCTGAAATGTCCAAACGCCAgcacagtcacactggggagagaccatggAAGTGTGAggattgtgggaagggatttcTTTACCCATCCCGTCTGGAAACTCACCAACTCAGTCACACTGGAGaaaagccattcacctgctcggATTGTGGGatgggattcactcagtcatgcCACCTGCTGACGCACCAGCGAGTTCATaccggggagagaccattcacctgctctcagtgtgggaaaggattcagtcAGTCCTCCGGCCTGCAGATACACCAgcgagtccacactggggagcGACCATTCACTTGCTTCGATTGTGGGCAGGGGTTCACTCAGTTATCCAGCCTGCAGttacaccagcgagttcacactggggagaaaccattcacctgtTCTGAATGTGGGAAAGGATTTGCTCGGTCATCCCACCTGCTGatacaccagcgggttcacactggagagagaccgTTCACCTGTCCTGAATGTGGGAAAGGATTTGTGCAGTCATCCAAACTACAGctacaccagcgagttcacactggggagaaaccgttCACCTGTCCTGAATGTGGAAAGGGGTTCGTTTGCTCCTCTAAACTGCTGGAACACCAGggggttcacactggggagaaaccattcacttgctcagtgtgtgggaaaggattcactcagtcatccaagCTGCAGAgtcaccagcgagttcacactggggagaaaccattcacttgcTCCACTTGTGGGAAGAGGTTTAGCCAATCATGCAACCTGCAGAGACACCAGCGCCTTCACACTGGTGAGAAACATTGA
- the LOC122564682 gene encoding zinc finger protein 239-like isoform X1, with the protein MIQSPVGTADLILSIEGKSTIHTGEKHISSVCGKVCEDSSEMSKRQHSHTGERPWKCEDCGKGFLYPSRLETHQLSHTGEKPFTCSDCGMGFTQSCHLLTHQRVHTGERPFTCSQCGKGFSQSSGLQIHQRVHTGERPFTCFDCGQGFTQLSSLQLHQRVHTGEKPFTCSECGKGFARSSHLLIHQRVHTGERPFTCPECGKGFVQSSKLQLHQRVHTGEKPFTCPECGKGFVCSSKLLEHQGVHTGEKPFTCSVCGKGFTQSSKLQSHQRVHTGEKPFTCSTCGKRFSQSCNLQRHQRLHTGEKH; encoded by the exons ATGATACAGTCCCCAGTGGGAACAGCCGATTT GATTTTGAGCATTGAAGGAAAAAGCAccattcacaccggggagaaacACATATCGTCTGTGTGTGGAAAAGTCTGTGAAGATTCATCTGAAATGTCCAAACGCCAgcacagtcacactggggagagaccatggAAGTGTGAggattgtgggaagggatttcTTTACCCATCCCGTCTGGAAACTCACCAACTCAGTCACACTGGAGaaaagccattcacctgctcggATTGTGGGatgggattcactcagtcatgcCACCTGCTGACGCACCAGCGAGTTCATaccggggagagaccattcacctgctctcagtgtgggaaaggattcagtcAGTCCTCCGGCCTGCAGATACACCAgcgagtccacactggggagcGACCATTCACTTGCTTCGATTGTGGGCAGGGGTTCACTCAGTTATCCAGCCTGCAGttacaccagcgagttcacactggggagaaaccattcacctgtTCTGAATGTGGGAAAGGATTTGCTCGGTCATCCCACCTGCTGatacaccagcgggttcacactggagagagaccgTTCACCTGTCCTGAATGTGGGAAAGGATTTGTGCAGTCATCCAAACTACAGctacaccagcgagttcacactggggagaaaccgttCACCTGTCCTGAATGTGGAAAGGGGTTCGTTTGCTCCTCTAAACTGCTGGAACACCAGggggttcacactggggagaaaccattcacttgctcagtgtgtgggaaaggattcactcagtcatccaagCTGCAGAgtcaccagcgagttcacactggggagaaaccattcacttgcTCCACTTGTGGGAAGAGGTTTAGCCAATCATGCAACCTGCAGAGACACCAGCGCCTTCACACTGGTGAGAAACATTGA